The Microcoleus sp. FACHB-831 genome window below encodes:
- a CDS encoding cupin domain-containing protein, protein MNKDRESHESFTKAHFDFEGLPYLTSPRRQLNLHAVGIGLIQLPPDEGYTFTHSHAEQEEVYIVIEGQGTMLIDGELVPIERGDLVRVSPQARRALKAAPETVLFVICVGAIAAGYPKNPEARYTIDDGTPHYDDIPPWYQGRDDIAERNARLKARMLKSQAKRENQQ, encoded by the coding sequence ATGAACAAAGATCGGGAGAGCCACGAAAGCTTTACAAAAGCCCACTTCGACTTCGAGGGCTTACCTTATCTAACCAGTCCGCGCCGACAGCTAAATTTGCATGCTGTAGGCATCGGACTGATTCAATTGCCACCAGACGAAGGCTATACCTTCACTCACAGCCACGCCGAACAGGAAGAAGTTTATATCGTCATTGAGGGACAAGGCACAATGCTAATTGATGGGGAACTTGTGCCAATCGAGAGAGGGGATTTGGTAAGAGTTTCTCCACAGGCTAGAAGGGCACTTAAGGCAGCGCCAGAAACCGTCTTATTTGTTATTTGTGTAGGCGCGATCGCCGCTGGCTATCCAAAAAATCCAGAAGCCCGCTATACAATCGATGATGGTACGCCTCATTACGACGATATTCCGCCCTGGTATCAAGGCAGAGATGACATCGCCGAGAGAAATGCGCGATTGAAAGCAAGAATGCTAAAGTCGCAAGCCAAGCGGGAGAATCAGCAGTAA
- a CDS encoding pentapeptide repeat-containing protein translates to MDGEELRRRYAAGERNFAGLNLRGANISGSNPAEDIFVDIDLSGINLSGADLSGTILAGANLSGADFSNANLTRATLDLCNLTSANFCRADLTKASLAAVELRDTNMSGADLLYAEITQTQLGNTNLSGAKHLSNVDWTGTKVSNLVLEDGTVIDSDHDW, encoded by the coding sequence ATGGACGGCGAAGAATTGAGAAGACGTTACGCTGCTGGGGAGAGAAATTTTGCTGGACTCAATCTCAGAGGTGCGAATATCAGTGGATCTAATCCGGCGGAAGATATTTTTGTTGATATTGACCTGAGTGGAATCAATTTGAGTGGTGCCGATCTCAGTGGTACTATTTTGGCTGGTGCCAATTTGAGTGGAGCTGATTTCAGCAATGCCAACTTGACTCGTGCCACATTGGATCTCTGCAACCTCACCAGCGCTAATTTTTGTAGGGCTGATTTGACCAAGGCTTCCCTGGCTGCTGTCGAATTGAGAGATACTAATATGAGTGGTGCTGATTTGCTGTATGCCGAAATTACCCAAACTCAACTGGGTAACACCAATCTGAGTGGTGCCAAGCATTTGAGTAATGTTGACTGGACTGGAACTAAGGTCTCTAACCTCGTTTTGGAGGATGGAACCGTAATCGATTCCGATCATGACTGGTGA
- a CDS encoding amidase, with product MNKIDLAFTPALEQARLIRTKEVSPIELVELYLERIQQLDPQLGSYFTVIADKALADAKAKTEALAGDIPELPPFFGVPISIKDLNPVADVRCTYGSPVLMDKIATHDDAVVTRIKHAGFIILGKTAASELGSLPYTEPVGFPPARNPWNLDYTPGGSSGGAAASLAAGLCAIAQGSDGGGSIRGPAFCCGLVGIKPARGRVSYAPVGDYLNGIATNGPLGRTVADAAALLDVMSGYVTGDPYWLPNPEKPFIAAAQQPPAALRVAFSTSIPPVGDAHEVCQQAVLETVQLLEGMGHVVEQACPDFNGLIEPFVKIWQAGAVAPGIPPQVLSPMNRWNAEQSASAGQYLQAVAQMQIVSRQIVGFFNNYDALVLPVYMHPQIRIGEYADLSPEETLQKIIFWVAPCPPFNASGLPSIAIPTGFDSTTGLPVGVQIVGRPAAEATLIAIAAQLEAAKPWIQHRPAFALG from the coding sequence ATGAATAAAATTGATTTAGCTTTTACCCCAGCTCTAGAACAAGCGCGGTTGATCCGCACTAAAGAAGTTTCGCCCATTGAGTTAGTGGAACTTTACCTGGAACGCATTCAGCAATTAGATCCCCAATTGGGTAGCTATTTTACGGTAATAGCAGATAAAGCTCTTGCAGATGCCAAAGCCAAGACTGAAGCGTTAGCAGGCGACATTCCAGAATTGCCGCCTTTTTTTGGCGTGCCGATTTCCATCAAAGACCTCAACCCAGTTGCCGATGTCCGCTGCACCTACGGTTCGCCAGTTCTGATGGATAAAATAGCCACCCACGATGATGCCGTAGTGACGCGAATTAAGCACGCCGGCTTCATTATTTTGGGTAAAACTGCGGCTTCCGAGCTGGGATCTTTGCCATACACAGAACCAGTTGGTTTTCCACCCGCACGAAATCCCTGGAATTTGGACTATACACCAGGGGGGTCGAGTGGGGGTGCGGCTGCATCGCTAGCGGCAGGATTGTGCGCGATCGCTCAAGGTTCTGATGGCGGCGGCTCAATTCGCGGCCCCGCTTTCTGTTGCGGGCTGGTGGGCATTAAACCAGCCAGAGGTCGCGTCTCGTATGCCCCTGTAGGTGATTATCTCAATGGCATTGCCACTAATGGCCCTCTAGGTCGTACCGTTGCAGATGCGGCGGCGCTACTCGATGTCATGTCGGGCTATGTCACGGGCGACCCCTACTGGTTGCCTAATCCAGAGAAGCCGTTTATAGCCGCTGCACAACAGCCCCCAGCTGCCCTGCGGGTGGCTTTTTCGACATCAATCCCCCCGGTCGGTGATGCCCATGAGGTGTGTCAGCAAGCCGTCCTAGAAACCGTTCAACTCTTGGAAGGAATGGGGCACGTTGTCGAACAGGCTTGCCCGGATTTCAACGGATTGATTGAACCTTTTGTTAAGATTTGGCAGGCAGGTGCAGTAGCACCAGGGATTCCCCCCCAAGTACTCAGCCCGATGAATCGCTGGAATGCCGAGCAATCTGCTTCAGCTGGCCAATACTTGCAAGCGGTTGCTCAGATGCAAATTGTGTCGCGGCAGATTGTGGGATTTTTTAATAATTATGATGCCCTCGTGCTGCCAGTTTATATGCATCCGCAGATTCGCATTGGCGAGTACGCTGACCTAAGTCCTGAAGAGACACTGCAAAAGATAATTTTTTGGGTAGCGCCCTGTCCGCCGTTTAATGCTAGCGGATTGCCGAGCATAGCAATTCCTACAGGATTCGATTCCACTACGGGCTTACCTGTCGGCGTCCAGATTGTCGGGCGTCCTGCTGCTGAAGCCACGCTAATCGCTATTGCTGCACAGCTGGAAGCCGCGAAACCTTGGATTCAGCATCGCCCCGCTTTCGCTTTGGGATGA
- a CDS encoding 1-acyl-sn-glycerol-3-phosphate acyltransferase — translation MSTTSDDEPKSRRSRDTTGLILPPLTDATIQRAREGLAAARDRDAQSIAREALDNAEAIVKGSGERRISGLVRRLVLRSLIHTLFRVKVENPERIPTGAAMLAPNHLSHFDPLLILSEVPASPYYYILGDARSLYNKWWKRQILRLSGGVIPLARIWKEEIAVLEGALSGRDDLAELASAIEQDVPDGSSIEALRQLDRITQSIFTRGDGIIIFPEGGLGTVEGSLRLPLKRGAVIYALRAGVPIVPVGIIGTQDLYFRKQLTLRFGEPLIFPRDSYGDATRTPRPKPREVQAALDAVQDALMDLLAKDRRQPNEFKLGNYFLNHMLW, via the coding sequence ATGAGTACCACATCAGACGATGAGCCGAAGTCGCGAAGATCGCGCGACACGACTGGGCTAATACTGCCACCACTTACAGACGCGACGATCCAGCGTGCTAGAGAAGGGCTTGCGGCTGCACGCGATCGCGATGCCCAATCGATTGCTAGAGAAGCCCTCGATAATGCTGAAGCTATTGTTAAAGGAAGTGGAGAGCGCCGCATCAGTGGCTTAGTGCGTCGCTTGGTGTTGCGATCGCTCATCCACACACTCTTTCGGGTAAAAGTTGAGAACCCCGAACGCATTCCCACTGGTGCTGCTATGTTAGCGCCAAACCATCTCAGCCACTTCGATCCGTTGCTCATTTTGTCTGAAGTACCTGCAAGTCCCTACTACTACATTTTGGGCGACGCACGCAGTCTATATAACAAGTGGTGGAAGCGGCAAATCCTGCGCCTGAGCGGGGGAGTTATCCCCCTAGCTCGCATTTGGAAAGAAGAAATTGCTGTCCTTGAGGGTGCGTTGTCCGGACGCGACGATCTCGCTGAGTTGGCGTCTGCAATCGAGCAGGATGTCCCCGATGGCAGTTCGATCGAGGCACTGCGACAGCTAGATCGCATAACTCAGAGTATCTTTACTCGCGGCGATGGGATTATCATCTTTCCAGAGGGCGGCTTGGGGACTGTTGAGGGGAGCCTGCGCCTACCCCTAAAGCGCGGCGCTGTCATCTATGCCCTGCGTGCTGGGGTTCCCATTGTGCCTGTCGGGATTATTGGTACGCAAGATTTATATTTCAGGAAGCAATTGACGCTCCGTTTTGGCGAACCATTGATTTTCCCGCGAGACTCCTACGGAGACGCTACGCGAACGCCCAGACCAAAACCACGCGAAGTGCAAGCGGCGCTAGACGCCGTGCAAGATGCCTTAATGGATTTATTGGCCAAAGATCGTCGCCAACCAAATGAGTTTAAGTTGGGGAATTACTTCCTCAACCATATGCTTTGGTGA